The Kluyvera intermedia genome window below encodes:
- the pcaH gene encoding protocatechuate 3,4-dioxygenase subunit beta, translating into MSTKWSPQEVIHRDYNNHPPAYAPGYKTSVLRSPRNALISLQNSLSEITGPVFSERDLGPQDNDLILNYAKDGLPIGERIIVHGYVRDGFGRPLKNTLVEVWQANAGGRYRHKKDQYLAPIDPNFGGCGRVMTDENGYYFFRTIKPGPYPWRNQASDWRPSHIHFSLFGEAFAQRLITQMYFEGDPLIKQCPIVKAINNDDAIRTLIAELDTHAAVPLDCLAYRFDLVLRGQRATLFENRTQGAAR; encoded by the coding sequence ATGAGCACAAAATGGTCACCGCAAGAAGTCATTCATCGGGATTACAACAATCACCCGCCCGCCTATGCGCCGGGCTATAAAACCAGCGTGTTGCGCTCTCCGCGTAATGCCCTTATTTCGCTGCAAAATTCGCTGTCAGAGATCACGGGACCGGTCTTTTCCGAGAGAGATCTCGGCCCTCAGGATAACGACCTGATCCTCAATTACGCCAAAGACGGTTTGCCGATTGGCGAACGTATTATCGTCCACGGCTATGTGCGTGATGGTTTCGGACGTCCGCTGAAAAATACGTTGGTGGAGGTCTGGCAAGCAAACGCCGGGGGACGTTATCGTCATAAGAAAGATCAGTATCTGGCGCCGATCGATCCGAACTTTGGCGGCTGCGGGCGGGTCATGACCGATGAAAACGGCTACTACTTTTTCCGCACCATCAAGCCCGGCCCTTACCCGTGGCGTAACCAGGCCAGCGACTGGCGTCCATCGCATATCCATTTTTCCCTTTTTGGTGAGGCCTTCGCCCAGCGTCTGATTACCCAGATGTATTTTGAAGGCGATCCGCTGATTAAGCAGTGCCCTATCGTCAAAGCGATCAATAACGATGATGCGATTCGCACTCTGATTGCGGAACTGGATACCCATGCCGCAGTGCCGCTGGACTGTCTGGCGTATCGATTCGATTTAGTGCTGCGCGGGCAGCGCGCGACATTGTTTGAAAACCGTACTCAGGGGGCTGCACGATGA
- a CDS encoding VOC family protein: protein MAHTLSADDIREDFSQAMSAMYQQEVPQYGTLLALVADVNLAVLENNTRLHEQLANADELARLNVERHGAIRVGTADELATLCRMFAIMGMHPVGYYDLSVAGVPVHSTAFRPIDDAALQRNPFRVFTSLLRLELIDSPELRKKASNILTRRDIFTPRCRALMAIHDEQGSFTATQAQEFVREALETFRWHRHTTVDKQTYEALHQQHRLIADVVCFPGCHINHLTPRTLDIDQVQSLMAKYGIEPKAVIEGPPRRAVPLLLRQTSFKALEEPVQFAGELSGTHTARFGEIEQRGAALTPKGRVLYDKLLAEAGVGKDNLTHQHHLQTVFKTFPDSEFLLRQQGLAWFRYRLTPAGDAHRQAIRPGDDPQPLIERGWIEAQPITYEDFLPVSAAGIFQSNLGGDAHTLSHGNASREAFEQALGRSVLNEFSLYEEAEMRSKRRCGLL from the coding sequence ATGGCGCACACCCTTTCGGCGGACGATATCCGGGAAGACTTTTCACAAGCAATGTCGGCAATGTACCAGCAAGAAGTCCCGCAATACGGCACTTTGCTGGCATTAGTCGCTGACGTAAACCTGGCAGTGCTGGAAAACAACACGCGCTTACATGAGCAACTGGCCAACGCCGATGAACTGGCGCGTCTTAATGTGGAGCGCCATGGCGCAATCCGCGTTGGGACGGCGGATGAACTGGCAACGTTATGCCGGATGTTCGCCATCATGGGGATGCACCCGGTGGGTTATTATGATCTCTCGGTAGCAGGCGTTCCGGTTCATTCCACGGCTTTTCGCCCGATTGATGATGCGGCATTGCAACGCAATCCTTTCCGCGTCTTTACCTCGCTACTGCGTCTGGAGCTGATCGATTCCCCGGAATTGCGGAAAAAAGCGTCCAATATTCTTACCCGACGCGACATCTTTACGCCACGCTGCCGTGCGTTGATGGCTATCCACGACGAGCAGGGCAGTTTCACCGCAACACAGGCACAAGAGTTTGTGCGAGAAGCGCTGGAAACCTTCCGTTGGCATCGTCATACCACGGTGGATAAGCAGACCTATGAAGCGCTCCACCAGCAGCATCGGCTTATTGCTGACGTTGTCTGCTTCCCGGGTTGCCATATCAATCATTTAACGCCGCGCACGCTGGATATTGATCAAGTGCAGTCACTGATGGCGAAGTACGGAATTGAACCGAAAGCAGTGATTGAAGGCCCACCGCGTCGTGCTGTGCCGTTGCTATTACGGCAGACGAGTTTTAAAGCGCTGGAAGAACCGGTGCAGTTTGCCGGTGAGCTTAGCGGCACTCATACCGCGCGTTTTGGTGAGATTGAACAACGTGGGGCGGCGCTGACGCCGAAAGGGCGCGTCTTATACGACAAGCTGCTTGCCGAGGCGGGCGTAGGGAAAGACAACTTGACTCACCAGCACCATCTGCAAACGGTGTTTAAAACATTCCCAGACAGTGAGTTTTTACTGCGTCAGCAGGGGCTGGCATGGTTCCGCTACCGTCTGACGCCCGCGGGTGATGCACACCGTCAGGCAATTCGCCCGGGCGACGATCCGCAGCCATTGATTGAACGCGGCTGGATTGAAGCGCAGCCGATTACCTACGAAGATTTTCTGCCGGTCAGCGCGGCGGGTATTTTCCAGTCCAATCTCGGTGGTGATGCGCACACGCTAAGCCACGGCAATGCCAGCCGTGAAGCCTTCGAACAGGCGCTGGGACGTAGCGTGCTTAATGAGTTCAGCCTTTATGAGGAAGCCGAGATGCGCAGCAAACGGCGTTGCGGTCTGCTCTGA
- a CDS encoding carboxylesterase/lipase family protein, with product MQTPSTRVETQQGTLSGLVDEDVHLWRGIPYGRAPIGSLRWRAPQPPAPWVGIRQADTFSASSWQNSEYCQELGGGDPGRFSEDCLYLNIWSPAERTAALPVMVWLHGGGFTIGAGGLPPYDGKALAQRGVVVVTLNYRLGHLGFFAHPALDEEEGERLYNFGLMDQIAALRWVQNNIAAFGGDRDNVTLMGESAGARSVLSLMASPKASGLFQKAIIQSGYTLPDLPRDTALARGEDLVAHLNLPNASAQRLREIPAELFWSLPAPYNTGPAPIVGDAVLPQPMLDVFFAGKQHAMPVLIGSNSDEASVMAVFGVDLAGQIQKLRRERRLGLGLIKLLYPGVKDDVELGRQVCRDMAFTTLGYVVMQAQQRINQPCWRYWFDYVAEAEHETYLHGAWHGNEVPYVFDTLGQISPSRDYATESDLAFAGQVADYWVSFARDASISHTVLSGPVRWPAAVRGRDRLLRIGIHKQAGFKVENRFMRARLALFKRVMKHHVSLD from the coding sequence ATGCAGACCCCCTCAACCCGAGTAGAAACCCAACAAGGGACGTTGTCAGGACTTGTGGATGAGGACGTTCATCTATGGCGCGGAATTCCCTATGGCCGCGCGCCAATCGGCTCTCTGCGCTGGCGTGCTCCGCAGCCACCTGCACCGTGGGTAGGCATTCGCCAGGCGGATACCTTTTCGGCCTCCAGTTGGCAAAACAGCGAGTACTGCCAGGAGCTGGGCGGCGGCGATCCGGGGCGCTTTTCTGAAGATTGTCTCTATCTCAATATCTGGTCTCCTGCCGAACGTACCGCTGCATTACCGGTGATGGTCTGGCTGCATGGCGGCGGGTTTACCATCGGTGCGGGCGGTCTGCCACCGTATGATGGTAAGGCCCTGGCGCAGCGCGGTGTCGTGGTGGTCACTCTGAACTACCGACTCGGACATCTGGGTTTTTTCGCCCATCCAGCGCTGGATGAGGAAGAGGGTGAACGGCTTTATAACTTCGGCTTGATGGACCAAATTGCCGCGTTACGTTGGGTGCAGAACAATATCGCCGCCTTTGGTGGTGACCGTGACAACGTCACATTAATGGGTGAGTCTGCCGGAGCGCGCAGCGTGCTGTCGCTGATGGCATCGCCCAAAGCCTCGGGATTGTTCCAAAAAGCGATTATCCAAAGTGGCTATACGTTGCCCGACCTGCCGCGTGACACTGCGCTGGCGCGCGGTGAAGACCTTGTCGCACATCTCAACCTTCCCAATGCCTCAGCGCAAAGGCTACGCGAAATTCCTGCTGAGCTATTCTGGTCGCTTCCGGCACCGTATAACACCGGCCCTGCACCGATTGTCGGCGATGCGGTATTGCCGCAGCCGATGCTCGATGTTTTCTTTGCCGGTAAGCAGCATGCTATGCCCGTCCTTATTGGTTCTAACAGCGATGAAGCCAGCGTGATGGCGGTGTTTGGCGTTGACCTTGCCGGTCAAATTCAAAAGCTGCGTCGTGAACGTCGGTTGGGTCTGGGGTTGATCAAACTGTTGTATCCGGGCGTGAAGGACGATGTCGAATTGGGGCGTCAAGTGTGCCGTGATATGGCATTTACTACCCTGGGGTATGTAGTGATGCAGGCGCAACAACGGATCAATCAGCCCTGTTGGCGCTATTGGTTTGATTATGTGGCTGAGGCCGAACATGAAACCTATTTACACGGTGCATGGCACGGCAACGAAGTGCCGTATGTTTTTGATACGCTGGGGCAAATTTCGCCCTCGCGCGACTATGCGACCGAAAGCGATCTCGCGTTTGCCGGGCAGGTAGCGGACTATTGGGTGAGCTTCGCCCGTGACGCCAGCATTAGCCACACCGTGCTGTCTGGGCCAGTGCGCTGGCCTGCGGCGGTTCGGGGGCGCGATCGTTTGTTACGTATCGGCATTCACAAACAGGCAGGTTTTAAAGTGGAGAATCGCTTTATGCGTGCACGGTTGGCGTTATTCAAACGAGTGATGAAACACCACGTCAGTCTGGATTAA
- a CDS encoding glucan biosynthesis protein D, with amino-acid sequence MNRRHFIKSSMAVATVCGTSGFASLFSQAALAQESDIADGQTRRFDFGVLQSMAHDLSRQPWSGAPRALPDTLANLTPQAYNSIQYDASQSLWNNVKERQLDVQFFHVGMGFRRRVRMFSLDPANQQAREIHFRPELFQYNDAGVDTKQLEGQTDLGFAGFRVFKAPELARRDIVSFLGASYFRAVDSTYQYGLSARGLAIDTYTDSLEEFPDFTSFWFETAKPGATTFTVYALLDSASVTGAYKFVVHCEKAQVIMDVENHIYARKDIKQLGIAPMTSMFSCGNNERRVCDTIHPQIHDSDRLAMWLGNGEWICRPLNNPQKLQFNAYQDKNPKGFGLLQLDRDFTHYQDVMGWYNKRPSLWVEPRNHWGKGAVSLMEIPTTGETLDNIVCFWQPEKPMKAGDTLNFSYRLYWSAMPPIRSPLARVLATRTGMGSFPEGWAPGEHYPEKWSRRFAIDFVGGDLKAAAPKGIEPVITLSSGEAKQIEILYVEPFDGYRILFDWYPTSDSTDPVDMRLFLRCQGDAVSETWLYQYFPPAPDKRQYVDDRIMK; translated from the coding sequence ATGAATCGCAGACATTTTATTAAATCATCCATGGCTGTTGCCACCGTATGCGGGACTTCCGGTTTTGCATCGCTTTTCTCTCAGGCCGCACTGGCGCAGGAGTCCGATATTGCTGACGGTCAGACGCGTCGCTTTGATTTCGGCGTTCTGCAATCAATGGCGCACGATTTATCGCGCCAGCCGTGGAGCGGTGCCCCGCGCGCGTTGCCTGATACTTTAGCCAATCTGACCCCGCAGGCGTACAACAGCATTCAGTATGACGCCTCGCAGTCACTGTGGAACAACGTCAAAGAGCGTCAGCTCGATGTGCAGTTCTTCCACGTGGGTATGGGCTTCCGTCGCCGCGTGCGTATGTTCTCGCTCGATCCCGCGAATCAGCAGGCGCGTGAGATTCATTTTCGTCCTGAACTGTTCCAGTACAACGATGCGGGTGTTGACACCAAACAGCTCGAAGGTCAGACCGACCTCGGGTTTGCCGGGTTCCGCGTCTTTAAAGCACCGGAACTGGCTCGTCGCGACATTGTTTCGTTCCTCGGCGCAAGCTACTTCCGCGCGGTGGATAGCACCTACCAGTACGGTCTTTCCGCTCGCGGCCTTGCCATCGACACTTATACCGACAGTCTGGAAGAGTTTCCGGACTTCACCTCATTCTGGTTTGAAACGGCCAAACCGGGCGCCACCACCTTTACCGTCTATGCGCTGCTCGATAGCGCCAGCGTCACCGGTGCGTATAAATTCGTGGTGCACTGCGAAAAAGCACAGGTGATTATGGATGTGGAAAATCACATCTATGCCCGTAAAGATATCAAACAGTTAGGCATTGCGCCGATGACCAGTATGTTCAGCTGCGGTAACAATGAACGCCGCGTCTGTGACACTATTCATCCGCAAATTCACGACTCGGATCGCCTGGCGATGTGGCTGGGCAACGGTGAGTGGATCTGCCGTCCACTGAATAACCCGCAAAAGCTGCAGTTCAACGCCTATCAGGATAAAAACCCGAAAGGCTTCGGTCTGCTGCAACTGGATCGCGATTTTACACACTATCAGGATGTGATGGGCTGGTACAACAAGCGCCCAAGCCTGTGGGTAGAGCCGCGCAACCATTGGGGGAAAGGGGCGGTTAGCCTGATGGAAATCCCTACCACCGGGGAAACGTTGGATAATATCGTCTGCTTCTGGCAGCCGGAAAAACCGATGAAGGCGGGGGATACGCTGAACTTCAGCTATCGTCTGTACTGGAGCGCGATGCCGCCGATTCGTTCCCCTCTGGCCCGCGTGCTGGCAACCCGTACCGGTATGGGCAGTTTCCCGGAAGGCTGGGCGCCGGGCGAGCATTATCCGGAAAAATGGTCACGTCGTTTTGCTATCGATTTCGTTGGTGGCGATCTGAAAGCCGCCGCGCCGAAAGGCATCGAGCCGGTGATCACACTCTCCAGCGGGGAAGCGAAGCAGATAGAGATCCTCTATGTCGAACCGTTCGATGGGTATCGAATCCTGTTTGACTGGTACCCAACCTCGGACTCGACCGACCCGGTAGACATGCGTCTGTTCCTGCGCTGTCAGGGCGATGCCGTCAGCGAAACCTGGCTGTATCAGTATTTCCCACCGGCACCGGACAAACGTCAATACGTTGACGACCGCATCATGAAATAA
- the rimL gene encoding 50S ribosomal protein L7/L12-serine acetyltransferase, which translates to MTPSEIITVNDTLSLQAVNESHISELHQLVLRNKAWLQQTLNWPQFVTGEQDTRQNVQGNMMLHQRGIAKMFLIFDAEKMVGVLSFNQIEPSNKTGYIGYWLDEAAQGKGILSAALQAFIDYYTDSGEIRRFVIKCRVDNLPSNRVAQRNGFKLEGCLRQAEFLNDKFHDQNIYARIIDNAAL; encoded by the coding sequence ATGACTCCCTCAGAAATCATCACCGTCAATGATACGCTCTCTCTCCAGGCGGTAAACGAAAGCCATATCAGCGAACTGCACCAACTGGTGCTGCGAAATAAAGCCTGGTTGCAACAAACGCTAAACTGGCCGCAGTTCGTGACAGGAGAGCAAGATACCCGTCAGAACGTGCAGGGCAACATGATGCTGCATCAGCGTGGTATCGCTAAAATGTTCCTGATCTTTGACGCAGAGAAGATGGTAGGCGTGCTCTCCTTTAACCAGATAGAACCTTCCAATAAGACGGGCTATATCGGTTATTGGCTGGATGAAGCGGCACAGGGGAAGGGCATTTTATCCGCCGCGTTACAGGCGTTTATCGATTACTACACGGACAGCGGCGAAATCCGCCGTTTTGTGATCAAATGTCGAGTGGATAATTTACCCAGCAATCGGGTGGCTCAGCGCAACGGTTTTAAGCTTGAAGGGTGTTTGCGTCAGGCTGAGTTTCTTAACGACAAATTTCACGACCAGAATATCTACGCGCGTATTATCGATAACGCCGCGCTATAG